The nucleotide window TTGAGCGCGCGGGTGCGCCGAGCGGTGGCGCGCAGCAGTCGGGCCACGGCCGCCGGGTCCGGCCGCTCACCGAACAGCAGGTCCAGGTCGTGCGGGTCCTCGGGGGTCATGGCCACTTCGACGAGCCGGGTTCCGTTCCCCATCGGCATGTCTCTGCCGCGCGGACGGTCGTCGACGGGCATCGTGATCCGCACCGGACCGGCGGGCCGGCCCTGGGAGACGTTCCAGCGGCCCACCATCAGTGACGCGGCGACCAGCAGTTGATCGTTGACGGTCCACGACGCGAGCCCGCCGGTCCGGCCCGCCGCGGGCGGAACGGGCAATTCCGCCTGCAGCATGCCGTTGCCCATGGCGCGGGCGCGCTCCGGTCCGGGGCGGGAGTCCGGCGCGACCCGCACGGGCCGCGACCGCACCGCACGGTCCGCGCCGCCGGTCGCGGCCGGACCCGGGGGGCCCTGCCGGACCGGCCCGGCGACGGGGAGAGCGGCCGAGCCGCCGTACTGTTCCGCGGTCGTGGCGAGGACCCGTAGTCCGGACCCCGCGTCGAGAGCGGTGTGATGCATCGTCAGCAGCAGCACCGTCCGGGTCGCCTCCGGGCCGTCCGCCTCCGGCGGCTCACCGACGGCGGTTCCCCCGTCCCCCTCGATGACTTCCAGGCGCATCGGCGGCGACAGGGCCAATGACGGGCATTCCCCCAGGGCCCGGGCGCGGGCACGGCCCAGCGCCTCGGGTCCCGGCCTGGGGAAGCTCACCGGATCGCACTCCGGTTCGCCGGTCAGCTCCCACGCGAAGGACTGCCGGAGCCGGCGGCCGGGCACTTCCCGCATCAGTACCCGGGGGTGTGTCAGCAGGGCCCGCCGGAACGCGGTCCGCAACCGTTCCGGGTCCAGCCGTCCGGGCAGATGGACCTCGATGTGTACGGTGTCCGGCTCGTCGTCACTGAGGCAGTGCCGGGACACCTCATCGGTCACCGGAAAGGGAATCCGGACCCCGCCGGGTGGGGGTGAGGACCCCCACCCGGCGGTTCGCGACGAGGTCATGACGGGCCACCGCCTCCTTGGTGCCCAGGGAGCTGCTCAGTCCGGTCCCCGGCGCCCGTGCTTCCCTGCCGGGCCGTGACCACCGGTCCTGCCACGGGTGCGTCGGCACCGCTGTCGCGTTCCGGCGCGTCGGCACCGCTGTCGCCTTCCGGCGCCTCGGCACCGCTGTCGTCTCCCCGCCCGGCCGTGGACCCCGGGCGTACCGCCGTCACCAAGGCGGCGGACAGGGCCACCAGTGCCAGTACCTGGGCGAAGGCGCTGAACGCGCCTTGCCCGGCGGCGGCCGGCTCCCCGGCGCCGATGGCCGCGGCGATACCCGCTCCGGCCATCGCCGCCGCGGCGGTCGGCACCAGGACGGCCGGCCGGAACCTTGCCGCCACGGCGAGTACGGGCACCACCAGGGCCAGCGGACCGGCCGCCACCGCGACGACGGCGGTCAGCGCCAGTGTCCCGAGCAGCATCCCGGGGGCCGCCGGTTCGGGCAGCTCCTCGTAAAGGCCGGTGGGTCCACCGGCGTTGCGCCTGCGGCCCGCGAAGGCCAGTGCGACCAGCGCGGCGAGCGCGATCGCACCGCCGATCAGGGCGGCCCGGTACGGACCGGAGGGCTCGAACTCCAGGTTCACCGTGCCGGACGCCCCGGCCGGGATCACCCACGCCTGCTGCCAGCCGTCGAGCCGCACCGACTCCAGCTCCGCGCCGTCCAGCGTGGCCTTCCAGCCGTCGTTGGCGTTCTCGTAGGTCTGCAGGTACGCGGCCTCGCCCGAGCCGGCCGAAACCGAGACGGTCCGGCTGTCGTCGGTCCACTTGGTGACGTCGGCCTCACGGCCCGCCGCTCCCGCGATCTCCTGCGGGGTGCCCCGGGTCAGCGTGACGTCGGTGATCGCCAGTGGGCCCGCGTCATCCGCCTCCACCTCGTGCTTTCCGGCCGGAAGGTCCAGGGTGCCGTCCTCTTCCTCTCCCGCGCAGAGTGCGACGGTGACGGGACGCCGCTCGGTGAGGTCCCGGACGGATCCGGAGGCCTTCGTCTTGTGCAGGACGCCGCCGACCGCGAGGTCCGGGCCCTGGCCGCACGGAAGCGAGAAGCGCGCGGACGGCTTGGCACGGGGCACCCGCAGATCGGCCAGCGCCGGAACATGGACCTCACTGAGCCCGACGGGCAGCTGCAACTCCGCCTCCGCCACCGGGTTGTGGACGGTGAGCGGGGCTACCCGGCTGATGGTGATGTCGAGCTGGTTCGTCTCGATCTCCGGGAAACGGGCCCGGCCGTTCTCGTCCACGTCAGCCGTCGCGGCGCCGTGCGGCGAACTGATCAGCACCTGCTCGGGCCGGGTGGACACCCCGCCGGCCGGTGCGAGGACGATCTCGTCGATCTTCTCCTTCTTGGGCCAGCTCAGGTGGACGACCGGCCGGTCACCCGCGATCCAGGCGGTCGTCAGGTCACCGTCGACCAGGTTGCGCGCGCTGAGTGACATGCCGCTGCGGCTGGTGGAATCCACGGAGGCCGTCACCCGGTTCTTCGATCCCGGAGCCGAGCGGTCGAGCAGTTCGTCCATGCGGGCGCCGGGTACGGCGACGGCTCGCGCCGACACCTGGTACTCGGCCGCGTCCTTGGTGCTGATCTGCCGGTGCAGTCCCACCTCGGCCGATACGGGCGACAAGCCGCCCGCGTCGGTACCGCGGTGCAGGGAGTACACGGTCGCCGCCGCCTCGGTGTCGCTCGCGTCGGCGGGCAGCGCCAGCATGCGCGTCACCTGCACGTCCGGGATCGACACCTCGGAGAAGCCGGCCCCGGCCAGGCCCGGCCCGCCCTGCTGCGCGGCAAGAACGGTGATCTTCATCCAGGAGGCATCGCCGACGGGTGCCTTGACGGTCTGCGGCGAGCCGTTCGTCTGCAGCGGGCTGTCGGCCGAACCCTGGTCGGTCTCTATCCGCACCCGCGTGGGCGCGGATCGAGTGCCGTCGCCCCGCAGCGGCGTCAGCTGGATGGAGGAGGGGATGTCGGTCGGCTGAGAGAAGTGAACCTTGAGCCACTGACCGGCCGGCTCACCCGGGCTGCCCTCGGCCCATGCCGTGTCCGGGTTGCCGTCGAAGGCGTTCACCGGGTCGTACTGCGGCTGGTGGAACAGCCAGTTGCCACTGCTGGAGGCCGTCACGGACTCCGCACCGCGCAGTTCGGCCGTCGTCTGGTGACCGGCGCCCTCCGACGGCAGGATCTGCTTGGGCTTCTCGCCCGGGTTCTGCAGGCTGTCGGAGTGATTGCGCTCGTTCTCGGTGTACGTGTA belongs to Streptomyces finlayi and includes:
- a CDS encoding condensation protein, whose translation is MTSSRTAGWGSSPPPGGVRIPFPVTDEVSRHCLSDDEPDTVHIEVHLPGRLDPERLRTAFRRALLTHPRVLMREVPGRRLRQSFAWELTGEPECDPVSFPRPGPEALGRARARALGECPSLALSPPMRLEVIEGDGGTAVGEPPEADGPEATRTVLLLTMHHTALDAGSGLRVLATTAEQYGGSAALPVAGPVRQGPPGPAATGGADRAVRSRPVRVAPDSRPGPERARAMGNGMLQAELPVPPAAGRTGGLASWTVNDQLLVAASLMVGRWNVSQGRPAGPVRITMPVDDRPRGRDMPMGNGTRLVEVAMTPEDPHDLDLLFGERPDPAAVARLLRATARRTRALKSAHGAPLGFGANLLTAPFLPVGIRGTLTRGARRAAAPWTSTVLVTNVGRVPYALDFGDAGRAKAVWFSAPARMPRGLSVAAASTGGRLHVTLRWSRALLGDTAGADLAGLFAQSLSATSQVTHPEKDSARPS
- a CDS encoding alpha-(1->3)-arabinofuranosyltransferase domain-containing protein, with amino-acid sequence MTSTVQAPTRAPQPGPTPPEAPEGPRGRRLMFGFWAVVLVSFLAVSPGKMTFETKLGVALDPWRFLGDLGSLWNGDVGFGGIANQYVGYAFPALPYYALMDTLHVPVWLAERLWLSIIVTAAFWGALRLAERLRVGTPSTRLLGAVVYALWPTFTIVIGSTSAAALPGALLPWVLLPLTSTVLSPRKAAARSALLIPFMGGVNAASTLASLLPVGLYLLSRPAGRRRRALLGWWIPGVLLATLWWVVPLLLLGMHGENFMAYVEQADTTTATMSATELLRGAGNWVAYLNFGEAWLPAGWTVAASVLTILGSAFAAALGLAGLARRDLPERRWLLMTVLAVVLIALAGYGGAFGGPFHGVVQDWLNGSLKPFRNIYKFQPGLALALALGLAHLTAVLSASRAPRALPGRRWVPAVAAVLVLPGLALPYVNGSILQPGAFTKLPTHWEKAAGWLKDNAQDSRAMVVPATAHGIYTWGSPIDQPFDVLAETAWAQRDFVPFGAPGSRRATDAVEQALLSGTEVPGLQAFLARAGLHEVVVRNDLDPDQIGYVPPQTVKRTLESSGYGKVAGFGPLVTGGRIAAGTPLQVQGLVPRLQAVEIYRPQDREGRPGKVGVSAASDTAVVSGGPESLLQLSADPSMADRPAVLAGDRLPEGVTAPVKAVADGLRRADTRFGLVNNNTSYTYTENERNHSDSLQNPGEKPKQILPSEGAGHQTTAELRGAESVTASSSGNWLFHQPQYDPVNAFDGNPDTAWAEGSPGEPAGQWLKVHFSQPTDIPSSIQLTPLRGDGTRSAPTRVRIETDQGSADSPLQTNGSPQTVKAPVGDASWMKITVLAAQQGGPGLAGAGFSEVSIPDVQVTRMLALPADASDTEAAATVYSLHRGTDAGGLSPVSAEVGLHRQISTKDAAEYQVSARAVAVPGARMDELLDRSAPGSKNRVTASVDSTSRSGMSLSARNLVDGDLTTAWIAGDRPVVHLSWPKKEKIDEIVLAPAGGVSTRPEQVLISSPHGAATADVDENGRARFPEIETNQLDITISRVAPLTVHNPVAEAELQLPVGLSEVHVPALADLRVPRAKPSARFSLPCGQGPDLAVGGVLHKTKASGSVRDLTERRPVTVALCAGEEEDGTLDLPAGKHEVEADDAGPLAITDVTLTRGTPQEIAGAAGREADVTKWTDDSRTVSVSAGSGEAAYLQTYENANDGWKATLDGAELESVRLDGWQQAWVIPAGASGTVNLEFEPSGPYRAALIGGAIALAALVALAFAGRRRNAGGPTGLYEELPEPAAPGMLLGTLALTAVVAVAAGPLALVVPVLAVAARFRPAVLVPTAAAAMAGAGIAAAIGAGEPAAAGQGAFSAFAQVLALVALSAALVTAVRPGSTAGRGDDSGAEAPEGDSGADAPERDSGADAPVAGPVVTARQGSTGAGDRTEQLPGHQGGGGPS